One genomic window of Streptomyces sp. NBC_01276 includes the following:
- a CDS encoding DUF4232 domain-containing protein: protein MRVHKLTFAALAVAAGFSLTACQNGDDGAAQSSPSSAASAPVTSPSGGASASAGTGAGGTAKPSSGTSSDGKGTAGGTGSADSGKSGTCKTDELTITAMDSTIGGDTEGTVAVTLKNHGNRDCTLPGYAGVDLKTASGSLSAQRTGEKAEPSTLKKAASVSFGVTYPLNTSGGSGVRVTGMVVTPPGERQSVTLAWPGAATLPVTEGSGSAVKVGPIGSAGQGG, encoded by the coding sequence ATGCGCGTTCACAAGCTGACCTTCGCGGCCCTGGCCGTCGCCGCGGGCTTCTCGCTGACGGCCTGCCAGAACGGCGATGACGGCGCGGCGCAGAGCAGTCCTTCGTCCGCGGCCTCGGCGCCCGTCACTTCGCCCTCGGGCGGGGCTTCGGCATCGGCCGGAACCGGAGCGGGCGGCACCGCGAAGCCCTCATCCGGGACGTCCTCCGACGGCAAGGGGACGGCCGGCGGAACGGGTTCGGCCGACAGCGGCAAGTCCGGTACGTGCAAGACGGACGAGCTGACGATCACTGCCATGGACAGCACCATCGGCGGGGACACCGAGGGCACGGTCGCGGTGACGTTGAAGAACCACGGAAACCGGGACTGCACCCTGCCCGGGTACGCGGGTGTCGACTTGAAGACCGCCTCGGGTTCGTTGTCGGCGCAGCGCACGGGCGAGAAGGCCGAGCCGAGCACCCTCAAGAAGGCGGCGTCGGTGTCCTTCGGGGTCACCTACCCGCTCAACACCTCGGGTGGTTCCGGTGTCCGCGTCACCGGCATGGTGGTGACCCCGCCGGGGGAGAGGCAGTCGGTCACCCTCGCCTGGCCGGGCGCCGCCACGCTGCCCGTCACCGAGGGCTCCGGTTCCGCGGTCAAGGTCGGCCCGATCGGCAGCGCCGGCCAGGGCGGCTGA
- a CDS encoding aminoglycoside N(3)-acetyltransferase, with amino-acid sequence MGPTAEPPPGLPDQPNLTRHPTATSEDKGNEMNTAPPTEPLNATALQDEFASLGVRPGSVLMVHSSLSAFGHVDGGADAVVRALCATVGRKGTIVVPTYTRQVADPYPDSHAFDDLGTAEARAAVPLFHDALPTAMGAVPSAVLGHPDRVRSRHPQASLAALGADAHTICAGQPLGYALGSGSPFAKIHQLGGSILLLGVGHNRNSFLHHAESLVPTHRKKLRRFPYLVDGERVWLEALDVGNDNDTHFPLIGAEFAALGLSRSRVIGSALCQLVPAVAFVDYARKRLSQLLHRSGHRRPSVADI; translated from the coding sequence TTGGGCCCGACGGCCGAGCCGCCTCCCGGCCTGCCTGACCAGCCGAACCTCACCCGGCACCCAACGGCGACGAGCGAAGACAAAGGCAACGAGATGAACACCGCGCCACCGACAGAGCCACTGAACGCGACAGCGCTGCAAGACGAGTTCGCATCACTGGGCGTGCGGCCCGGGTCCGTACTGATGGTCCATTCGTCGCTGTCCGCCTTCGGGCACGTGGACGGAGGCGCCGACGCGGTGGTGCGGGCCCTGTGCGCGACGGTGGGCCGGAAGGGCACGATCGTCGTGCCCACCTATACCCGGCAGGTCGCCGACCCCTACCCGGACAGCCACGCCTTCGACGACCTGGGAACGGCCGAAGCACGCGCGGCCGTCCCGCTCTTCCACGACGCGCTGCCGACGGCGATGGGTGCGGTCCCCAGCGCAGTGCTGGGGCACCCGGACCGGGTCCGGAGCCGGCATCCCCAAGCATCCCTGGCGGCCCTTGGCGCGGACGCCCACACCATCTGTGCCGGGCAGCCACTCGGCTACGCCCTCGGGAGTGGTTCGCCCTTCGCCAAGATCCATCAGCTGGGAGGATCCATACTGCTGCTCGGAGTCGGGCACAACCGCAACTCGTTCCTGCACCACGCGGAATCCCTGGTGCCCACCCACCGGAAGAAGCTGCGCCGCTTCCCGTACCTGGTTGACGGTGAGCGGGTGTGGCTCGAGGCGCTGGATGTCGGCAACGACAACGACACCCACTTCCCGCTCATCGGCGCGGAGTTCGCAGCCCTGGGGCTGTCCCGCAGTCGCGTGATCGGATCGGCCCTCTGCCAATTGGTGCCCGCCGTCGCCTTCGTCGACTACGCCCGGAAGCGCCTGTCTCAACTGCTGCACCGGAGTGGCCATCGCCGCCCCTCCGTGGCCGACATCTGA
- a CDS encoding N-acetyltransferase family protein, with product MTAAVIEQATPADIADLRQLYYAVYGPHYPTALGTDPAEMSRLIQDAYTLWLVARCPRTGALAGSAAIHGEPGSRIGRLEGLAVHPDQRGSGLAGQLTEALCAGTLNAGTLDSVYATVRTVSAGPQRVVARNGFRPMGILPNAVDLSSRESLALYARHSPGVLDRRVPVAEVPASLEPLLHTAGASLGISYADTRPTPPQPVPARPAAAPLEMIEAPAFVRRRFHAHFPDTGRWFYPLHTPNVLLTPGDGSFEVYAYLNRTGGYCALVAAHPDPAAAAGWLEPVTRTLTRAGAGYVEALVPLEHHAALSAFTAQGFIAGALYPAMRRDHDGFHDYAVMSRTTEHIDFRGVVVDPPLQPFLDSYVSAWASAHLPSREVAP from the coding sequence ATGACCGCCGCAGTGATCGAGCAGGCCACCCCGGCCGACATCGCCGACCTCCGTCAGCTCTACTACGCCGTCTACGGCCCGCACTACCCCACGGCCCTCGGCACCGACCCCGCCGAGATGTCCCGCCTCATCCAGGACGCGTACACCCTCTGGCTCGTCGCCCGTTGCCCCCGTACCGGGGCCCTCGCGGGATCGGCGGCGATCCACGGCGAGCCCGGCAGCCGTATCGGCCGCCTCGAAGGGCTCGCCGTCCACCCGGACCAGCGCGGATCGGGGCTGGCCGGACAGCTGACCGAAGCCCTGTGCGCGGGCACCCTCAACGCGGGCACCCTCGACTCGGTGTACGCCACTGTCCGTACGGTCAGTGCCGGACCCCAGCGCGTCGTGGCCCGCAACGGCTTCCGCCCCATGGGCATCCTGCCGAACGCCGTTGATCTCAGCAGCCGGGAGAGCCTCGCACTCTACGCGCGTCACTCGCCCGGGGTGCTGGACCGCAGGGTTCCCGTCGCCGAGGTGCCCGCCTCCCTGGAGCCGCTCCTGCACACCGCCGGGGCGAGCCTCGGCATCAGCTACGCGGACACCCGGCCCACGCCGCCGCAGCCGGTGCCGGCCAGGCCCGCGGCGGCCCCGCTGGAGATGATCGAGGCGCCGGCCTTCGTCCGCCGCCGCTTCCACGCGCACTTCCCGGACACCGGCCGCTGGTTCTACCCCCTGCACACCCCGAACGTCCTCCTCACCCCCGGCGACGGCAGCTTCGAGGTGTACGCGTACCTCAACCGCACCGGCGGGTACTGCGCCCTGGTCGCCGCCCACCCCGACCCGGCCGCCGCCGCGGGCTGGCTGGAGCCGGTCACCCGTACCCTCACCCGTGCCGGGGCCGGCTACGTCGAGGCGCTCGTCCCCCTCGAACACCACGCCGCGCTCTCCGCCTTCACCGCGCAGGGCTTCATCGCCGGCGCCCTGTACCCGGCCATGCGCCGGGACCACGACGGCTTCCACGACTACGCGGTCATGTCCCGCACCACCGAGCACATCGACTTCCGCGGCGTGGTCGTCGACCCTCCGCTCCAGCCATTCCTCGATTCCTATGTGTCGGCCTGGGCGTCGGCACATCTGCCCTCCCGTGAGGTTGCCCCATGA
- a CDS encoding phenylacetate--CoA ligase family protein, which yields MPVQQFSDLVRFARDCSPFYADLYADLAPRVNSLTDVPVVDQNEFWAANTLRDNLVLTAPLGEAVVFKTGGTTGTPRFSCYTREEWQEFVTTFGAGLVDAGLRPGHRVADLFYAGELYASFLFILDSLAHAPVANVRLPIGGAAPLESTVSTLDDFGAHVVAGTPTTLCRLAEYLISIGRQLPHVELLFFGGEALFDDQRRLLSGAFPHAVPRSLGYASVDGGLLGRPVPGPDSRVHRPFSPQTVVEILDETTGEPIREAGRPGRVVVTQLFRRLMPVIRYPAGDRAEWTDTEGGPFRILGRAEEGVRVGPVSLYWEDVASAVAEADTGGLVTGMQLLVRRGEGRDGLVLRLATAQDRDPAGLEVLAEAVVTGLNTARPLYPDSVANGFVHPLRVEWARHSDLTVNSRSGKLIRVLDERPTA from the coding sequence ATGCCCGTCCAGCAGTTTTCAGACCTCGTGCGTTTCGCCCGAGACTGCTCTCCCTTCTACGCAGACCTCTACGCAGACCTGGCGCCCCGGGTGAACAGCCTCACCGATGTGCCCGTGGTGGATCAGAACGAGTTCTGGGCCGCCAACACCCTGCGCGACAACCTCGTCCTGACCGCCCCGCTCGGGGAGGCCGTCGTGTTCAAGACCGGCGGCACCACGGGGACTCCGCGCTTCTCCTGCTACACCCGTGAGGAATGGCAGGAGTTCGTCACCACATTCGGCGCCGGCCTCGTCGACGCGGGCCTGCGGCCCGGTCACCGGGTGGCCGACCTGTTCTACGCCGGCGAGCTCTACGCCAGCTTCCTCTTCATCCTCGACTCGCTCGCGCACGCCCCCGTCGCCAACGTACGGCTGCCCATCGGCGGCGCGGCGCCGCTGGAGTCGACCGTCTCCACCCTCGACGACTTCGGCGCGCACGTCGTCGCCGGAACGCCGACCACGCTGTGCCGACTCGCCGAGTACCTGATCTCCATCGGGCGCCAACTCCCGCACGTGGAACTCCTCTTCTTCGGGGGCGAAGCCCTCTTCGACGACCAGCGCCGCCTCCTCTCGGGCGCGTTCCCCCACGCCGTACCCCGCTCCCTCGGATACGCGAGCGTCGACGGCGGCCTCCTCGGCAGGCCGGTCCCCGGTCCGGACTCGCGCGTCCACCGGCCGTTCTCCCCGCAGACCGTCGTGGAGATCCTGGACGAGACGACCGGCGAACCGATCCGCGAGGCAGGACGGCCCGGACGGGTCGTCGTCACCCAGCTCTTCCGCCGCCTCATGCCCGTCATCCGCTACCCCGCCGGCGACCGCGCCGAGTGGACCGACACCGAGGGCGGCCCCTTCCGCATCCTGGGCCGCGCCGAGGAAGGCGTACGCGTCGGCCCCGTCTCGCTCTACTGGGAGGACGTCGCGAGCGCCGTCGCCGAAGCCGACACCGGCGGACTCGTCACGGGCATGCAGCTCCTCGTACGCCGCGGGGAGGGCCGCGACGGCCTCGTCCTGCGCCTGGCCACCGCCCAGGACCGCGACCCGGCCGGCCTGGAGGTCCTCGCCGAGGCGGTCGTCACCGGACTGAACACCGCCCGGCCCCTCTACCCCGACAGCGTCGCCAACGGGTTCGTCCACCCCCTCCGCGTCGAGTGGGCCCGCCACAGCGACCTCACGGTCAACTCCCGCTCCGGCAAGCTCATCCGCGTCCTCGACGAGAGGCCGACCGCATGA
- a CDS encoding MFS transporter has translation MTAPTTAPGHRLPLVLRNRAFGTMWVGQVLTQAAVRMFQVGTSWWLIGYAASGSGGLAAGLFMCVSTLPAVISAPLVARAITRCAHGSLLRSAAGGAGAAAAALAVWAGTSDLPVAAAYAAALALATCQAFFDPCLTTSVPELVEDEDIEAATGFELSTQSLAGLGGALLGALIVDSGGIAGLAAGCAVAYCAAAALITTVRFRTADAQVADAVDAVDAVDAAADADTERAGAPPRRTLRQILGALPYVRAILLSFAAANLFTTAVFVVMPLYTASVLHGDGATVSLLEASLGAGTLLGSFTGARVPGRPSVVGSACLGAMAVALAVPGLIAALPVIAGALLVTGWCVGVIGVRFVALFQRLVPTADKPAFFAVMQAVLGATFPVASLLFGLLGDHLSARTLCLIQAAGLVPAALALLLLPRHSRTAEDPVTDRGADSAAPSPAPAAGGAR, from the coding sequence ATGACCGCCCCTACGACGGCCCCCGGCCACCGGCTCCCGCTCGTCCTGCGCAACCGCGCCTTCGGAACCATGTGGGTCGGCCAGGTGCTCACCCAGGCCGCGGTACGCATGTTCCAGGTGGGCACCTCCTGGTGGCTCATCGGCTACGCCGCCTCCGGCAGCGGCGGGCTCGCGGCCGGGCTGTTCATGTGCGTCAGCACCCTGCCCGCCGTGATCTCGGCCCCGCTCGTCGCCCGCGCCATCACCCGCTGCGCCCACGGCTCGCTGCTCCGCTCCGCGGCCGGTGGCGCCGGAGCGGCCGCCGCGGCGCTCGCCGTCTGGGCCGGTACGAGCGATCTGCCGGTCGCCGCGGCCTATGCGGCGGCCCTGGCACTGGCCACCTGCCAGGCCTTCTTCGACCCGTGCCTGACCACCTCCGTGCCCGAGCTCGTCGAGGACGAGGACATCGAAGCGGCCACCGGGTTCGAACTGTCCACCCAGTCGCTCGCCGGCCTGGGCGGCGCCCTGCTCGGCGCCCTCATCGTGGACAGCGGTGGCATCGCGGGCCTCGCGGCCGGCTGCGCCGTCGCCTACTGCGCGGCCGCGGCGCTGATCACGACCGTACGGTTCCGCACCGCGGACGCGCAGGTGGCGGATGCGGTGGATGCGGTGGATGCGGTGGATGCGGCGGCGGACGCGGACACGGAGCGGGCCGGGGCACCGCCCCGGCGCACGCTGCGCCAGATCCTCGGCGCGCTGCCCTACGTCCGCGCCATCCTGCTCTCCTTCGCCGCGGCCAACCTCTTCACCACCGCCGTCTTCGTCGTCATGCCGCTCTACACCGCTTCCGTCCTGCACGGCGACGGCGCCACCGTGTCCCTCCTGGAGGCATCGCTCGGCGCGGGCACGCTCCTCGGCTCCTTCACCGGTGCCCGGGTACCCGGCCGTCCCTCCGTCGTCGGCTCCGCCTGCCTGGGTGCGATGGCCGTCGCCCTCGCCGTCCCCGGCCTGATCGCGGCGCTGCCCGTCATCGCCGGGGCCCTGCTGGTGACCGGCTGGTGCGTCGGGGTGATCGGGGTCCGCTTCGTGGCCCTGTTCCAGCGGCTGGTGCCGACGGCCGACAAGCCGGCCTTCTTCGCCGTCATGCAGGCCGTGCTCGGGGCCACCTTCCCCGTCGCCTCGCTCCTGTTCGGCCTGCTGGGCGACCACCTCTCCGCCCGCACCCTGTGCCTGATCCAGGCGGCCGGACTGGTACCCGCCGCCCTCGCCCTGCTCCTGCTGCCCAGGCACTCCCGTACGGCGGAAGACCCGGTCACCGACCGCGGCGCCGACTCCGCGGCCCCGTCGCCGGCCCCCGCCGCGGGAGGCGCCCGATGA